Genomic window (Lynx canadensis isolate LIC74 chromosome D3, mLynCan4.pri.v2, whole genome shotgun sequence):
CGTCGCCACCTAGCAGAGCCATGGGGTTTTCCACTGACAGGCGGCGGCCACGCCTCGCGGGGGCGTTGTTCCACATGTGTGTGCCCATGTGCACCTGCGTGAGAGACACGGAGACAGGCACAAGTAAGCCCGGCACGGAGGCAGGTGCGTGCCTGTCCTACGCTTCCCACGTGTCACCCAGACACCCAGCACGACGGTATCGGAACTGGGCTTCTGTTCCCCGCTCTGAGCATCGGTCTGGGGACACCAAACATTGTTGGGTGGGCTTTTCTGAGCGGCTTATACTTTAACGCGTGACATCTCtttttatgaaatacaaaaaGCAAGACCGGCCGATACGTTCTCGAGTTTCTTTCAGCTGATGAGCTTGATGGGGTAACTCCCCCACGAGGTGCAAAGTCCGAAGGCCACCCGGGAAGGCTCCAGAGCTCGGAGGGCACACAGCCCCGCCCCTCAGTCCTCTCCCCTGGCCTCCGCAACGCCGTGTTTGCACTCCTGCTTCACTGGGCCTGTTTGGTGGCTTTCTCCCAAAcgtggaaggggcacctggggccaGCAGAGACCTCAGGCGGCTCACGTCCCAGCCCTAAGGAGCAGCCCCAGGTGGGGAGCTTTCCAGAGTCTCTGAAGAGGACTCCGGAGCCCGGACAGGCCTGTGACGTGGACAGAAAGAGGCGTATTTCTCTACAAACACTCATCTAATGTCCTGTCCACACTTCGCCTTCCATGGAACATGTATGGTGTGGTCACCTGAAAACGTGAGCACTACCCTGGGCTGTTCTCCTCTGGCCGTCAGGCCGGGAGGCTTCTCACCAaatgcccccagcccctgctggcAGCCACGGACAAAACCAGGACGAAGCCTGGCCTCTGGACAGGATTTGTTATTTGTGTCTTATGGGAGTGTTTAAAAGCCATGTTCTACTACATTTGGGACCGCACCGGGTCCCGGGACTGCTGCCCAAGAGCAAAGCTTGTGTGGTCACCCCCAACAGCCTCCTCAAGTCCCACCCGCCGTGTGGTCACCCCAacagcctcctccagccccccctACCCGTGTGGTCACCCCCCCCAACAGCCTCCTCTAGCCCCCCAACCCTGTGTGGTCACTCCCTAACAGCCTGtgccagcccccaccccgtgTGGTCACCACCCCAGtagcctcctccagccccccccccgTGTGGTCACCCCAACAGCCTCCTACAACCCCCCCCCACTGTGGTCACCTCTGTGGTCTGTGGTGACCTGTGGTCACCTCTGTGACCCCCCAGGGCTGCACCTCCACCCCATGTGGTCCCCCCCCATAGCCTCCTCAAGCCCCATCCATGTGGTCACCCCCCCAAAGGCTGCACCCCCACCCTGTGTGGTCATCCCCCAACAGCCTCCTCCAGCACCCCCCGTGTGGTCACCCCCCAAAggctacacccccccccccgtgtggTCACCCCCCCAacagcctcctccagcccccccgTGTGGTCACCCCCCAAAGGCTACACCCCCACCCCGTGTGGTCACCCCCCCAacagcctcctccagccccccccGTGTGGTCACCCCCCAAAGGCTACACCCCCACCCCGTGTGGTCACCCCCCCAacagcctcctccagccccccccGTGTGGTCACCCCCCAAAGGCTACACCCCCACCCCGTGTGGTCATCCCCCCAacagcctcctccagccccccccGTGTGGTCACCCCCCAAAGGCTACACCCCCACCCCGTGTGGTCATCCCCCCAacagcctcctccagccccccccGTGTGGTCACCCCCCAAAGGCTACACCCCCCCCCCGTGTGGTCACCCCCCCAacagcctcctccagcccccccgTGTGGTCACCCCCCAAAGgctgcacccccaccccgtgTGGTCATCCCCCAACAGCCTCCTCCAGCACCCCCCGTGTGGTCACCCCCCAAAGGCTACACCCCCACCCCGTGTGGTCACCCCCCCAacagcctcctccagcccccccgTGTGGTCACCCCCCAAAGGCTACACCCCCACCCCGTGTGGTCACCCCCCCAacagcctcctccagcccccccgTGTGGTCACCCCCCAAAGGCTACACCCCCACCCCGTGTGGTCACCCCCCCacagcctcctccagcccctcggGGGGCCGGGCCTGCACTGAAAAGCCAGCCCTTCACCACCGCTACATGATACGCATGCCCCCGCTAAGTGCACGCGCAAACACGTGTGCACGTTAGACACAGGTACGTGCCTCGCTACTGGAGGGGGGTCCCCAGcgcctctgcccccccacccccccaccccccgtcccccGGATCACAGCAGAGGCCCTGCCTGCAGCACCTGAAGTGGGCGGGGAGCCTTGGcggctgagcccccccccccccccccccccccccccgcccaccaccgCGCTCGGCCGGGCGCCGGCCCCCGCCTTACCTTCAGGTTGCCCTTGGTGGTGAAGGCCCGCCCGCAGATGGTGCAGCCGAAGGGCTTCTCCCCGGTGTGCGTGCGCTCGTGGATCTGCAGGGCGCTGGCCGACGAGAAGGTCTTCCCGCACGACTGGCAGTTGTGCTGCTTGGGCGCCCGGCGCGGCGGGGGGGCCAGCATGGGCGCGAGGCCGGGGCCCATCACGGCCGGGGGCCCGGGGGGCACCTGCACGGCGGCCGGCAGCGGCGGGCCCTCGCCCAGCGCGACGGCCCTGCTGTGCCCGTTCACTTCCATTTTGATGGCGGCGGGCGCGGGGCCGGCGACCAGGCTAGCGGTGGTCTGGCCGGGACCTAGGGCAAAGTCGGGGTCAAATGACTGGGGACGCGGCGCGCTCAACGCGTGCGTCAGCAAGTGCTGCTTTAAATTCCCCCTAGTGGAGCAGCCGCGGCCGCAGAGCGCACAGAGGAACGGGCGCTCCTTGGTGTGGCTGCGGTGGTGGATTTCCAACGCGCTCCGGCACGCGAAGGGCTTGCGGCACACGGCACACACGGCGCCCGGACACTTACCCCGATCTCTGCTCAGGAACAGCAGGCTAAAGGGGGCCTCCTCCTTGACGGCCGGCCGGCCGGGCTGGGCCGCCGTGAGGTCCAGCGCGCCTCCGTTttcgggggcggcgggggggctGTCCGGCCTCTCGGTCTTTAGCGGCGTTTCCCGCGGCTCCTCCTGGGCGCCGAGCCCCGGGGACTTGGAGGGCAAGCTCTCGCTGTGGCTGTTCATGGGCGACAGGGCACGCGTGGAGGACGAGGACTCCGACAGGGCCGGGCTGCCCGCGCTCCGGCTCTCCAGGTCGCCCGCGGCCGACGAGGAGTCGTTGCTCAGGCGGTCGCTGTCCCCGGACCCGTTCTCCACGGACCTCAGGGCGGCCAGCTGCGGGCAGCTCGCGGCCGGGTCCATCATCTTCATCTGGTTCTCCAGGGCGGCGATGCTGGAGATGACGGAGGGGGGCGAGGGCGGGCAGGAGCCCGAGCAGGGCAGCAGCGGCTTGGGCGGGTCGCCGGCCGGCTCCCGCGGCTCGGCGTCGTCCTCCATGGAGTTCTCGTCCGCGTCGTCGTCGTAGCCGCTCAGGGCCTCGGCGGCCTTGTCGTCGTAGGGCAGCTCGGCGTCCATGGCGTCCGGGAAGCCGTCGGGCAGCGGCGTGTTGGGGATCTGGCCGCCCATGTGCATCCGGATGTGCTGCTGCAGGACCACGGCGTTGGTGAACTTCTTCTGGCAGATGGGGCAGGAGTGCTGCACCCGCAGGGGCGGCTTGGCCCGGTGCACCCCGAAGTGCGTCTTCAGGTTGCCCTTGGTGGTGAAGGCGCGCCCGCAGATCTTGCACTTGAACGGCCTCTCCCCCGTGTGCGTCCGGTAATGCATCTTCAGAGCGCTCTGGCAGCTCAGCACGCGGTGGCAGATGACGCACTGGTTGGGGTCCGTCATCTTCTTGTCGATGTTCTCCACCAGCTGCTGGAGCTTCGAGGTCTCGGACGTCTGCATGGAGTCGAGCAGCCCCCCGAAGGGAAACTTGGCCTTGAACTGGTCGGAGCCGGCCGGGAGCACGGGGCTGCAGAGGCCCGTGCAGATGCTGCCGTCTGCCAGCGCGGTGGAGGCCGCCGCGGACGCGGCGGGGACGTCCCCTGCCCTGCCGTTGGTGCCGGGCAGGCTCGCGGGCTCGGGTTTGGTCAGAGAGGAGCCGCTGAGCGCTGGCTGCGGGGACTCGGCGGTCCCGGGGACGCCCGACTCGGAGCTGTTGAGGCCGGGGGACAGGGACGTGCACTCGCTGGACGCGGGCGAGGGCCGCTGCGGGGAGCGGCTcgcaggggtgaggctgggggagTCCGCGTAGCCGCTGACGCCAGGCAGGGTGGGCGGGAGCTGCAGCCCGACCGACGTGGGCACCGTGGGCAACACGGGCTTGCTGTCCAGCCAGGTGGTCACCGGCTTCTCTGGAGGCAGCGACATGCCGTAGGGGATCCCGGAGCAGGTGGGCACATTGTCCAGGTACTCGGGGACGGGGTAGGGGTTCATCTGGATGTGCGGGTACTTCTCCTTGTGCCTCTGGAAGTGCACCTTCAGGTTGCCCTTGGTGGAGAAGCGGTTGCCGCACACGTTGCACTTGAAGGGCCGCTCGCCCGTGTGGGAGCGCAGGTGGATCTGCAGGGCGCTGTCGCTCCCGAACACCTTGGCACAGAACCTGCACTTGTGCTTGAAGAACGGGTCCTCGGCGCCGGCCTTGGGCTCGAACACCGACACGTTCGGGGGCTTGCCCTTGCGGTGCTTCATGAGGGCGGACAGGGGGTCCAGCGCGTTGGCGGTGGCCGCGATGCTGACCAGCGGGTTGGGGAAGATGACGCTGCCGGCGGCGGAGGTCTGAGGTAGAAGTGGGTTTGGCAGGCTGGGGGCCGAGCTGAGGGGGGGCCCCGGCCCCAGGGCGGGGGGGCGTGGAGGCGTTCTGAGGCTGCGCGCTGCCGCTGGATGCCGGGGCCGGAGTGTGGACGAGGGCggcaagagagggaggaagaaggaaagaaggaataggaggggaaggaagggccgAAGAAGGGGAAGTGAGGGGGGAGATGGGACAAGGCGCCGGCTGGGACAGGGGACGGGGGGGAAATAGTAGGCCGCAGGAGGGGCGGAGGGGTCCGGGGGCGGCGGGCACGGCGGGCGCCCCGGCGGAGAGCTGCAGGGCCGAGTGGGCCGCCAGCCCCTTGCAGCTGGCTGGAGGCCGGCAACGGGGTGCTCTGGGCAGCGGCGGCCGCCCCGGGGTCAGCGGCGGCCGCAGGGGCTGGCGGTTCATCATGGCCACCTGGCTGCGGATCTGCTCGATGAGCTGCAGCTGGTGAATCTGCTGCTGCTGCAACGCCATCAGCTGCTCCAGGATCATGGGGATGGCCACCGCCGTCACCCCGCTGCCGGGCCCCACGCCGCCCGCGGCCCTCGCGTTCTGGGAGAACTGCGCCACGGCCACCTTGGTGCTCAGGAGGGTCTCCAGCGTCACGTTGGTGTTGGGCATGCTGTACGCGGCCACGGGCGCTGGCTCGGGGATCTGAGGTAGAGGCTGCTTCCCTGCGTGCGAGGGGCCCGGGTTCGGGAAGCCCTTGTCCCCAGAGGGCTCGGCTTCCATgggctcctcctccttctccggGGCCCTCCCCTCACCGCCCTCGCCGTTCTCTGGGGGGGCCGGGTCCTCCGCGGCCTCGCTCTCCGACCGGTCGCTGGGAGAGCTGGCCGGGGAAGGTTCCGGAAACTCCTCGGAGGGCGGTGCCGGCTCATCTTCATTCACGATCAGCACGAGCGGGTTCTTGGTGCAGCTCTTCTTGTGCTCCAGGAAGTCCGTCCACTTGAAGAACTCCGCACAGCACTTCTCGCA
Coding sequences:
- the SALL3 gene encoding LOW QUALITY PROTEIN: sal-like protein 3 (The sequence of the model RefSeq protein was modified relative to this genomic sequence to represent the inferred CDS: inserted 1 base in 1 codon; deleted 2 bases in 2 codons) — translated: MSRRKQAKPQHLKSDEELPPPDGAPEHAVPGDGADDGDSGSEGRSGSEDTNVCEKCCAEFFKWTDFLEHKKSCTKNPLVLIVNEDEPAPPSEEFPEPSPASSPSDRSESEAAEDPAPPENGEGGEGRAPEKEEEPMEAEPSGDKGFPNPGPSHAGKQPLPQIPEPAPVAAYSMPNTNVTLETLLSTKVAVAQFSQNARAAGGVGPGSGVTAVAIPMILEQLMALQQQQIHQLQLIEQIRSQVAMMNRQPLRPPLXPGAAAAAQSTPLPASSQLQGLAAHSALQLSAGAPAVPAAPGPLRPSCGLLFPPRPLSQPAPCPISPLTSPSSALPSPPIPSFLLPPSLAALVHTPAPASSGSAQPQNASTPPALGPGPPLSSAPSLPNPLLPQTSAAGSVIFPNPLVSIAATANALDPLSALMKHRKGKPPNVSVFEPKAGAEDPFFKHKCRFCAKVFGSDSALQIHLRSHTGERPFKCNVCGNRFSTKGNLKVHFQRHKEKYPHIQMNPYPVPEYLDNVPTCSGIPYGMSLPPEKPVTTWLDSKPVLPTVPTSVGLQLPPTLPGVSGYADSPSLTPASRSPQRPSPASSECTSLSPGLNSSESGVPGTAESPQPALSGSSLTKPEPASLPGTNGRAGDVPAASAAASTALADGSICTGLCSPVLPAGSDQFKAKFPFGGLLDSMQTSETSKLQQLVENIDKKMTDPNQCVICHRVLSCQSALKMHYRTHTGERPFKCKICGRAFTTKGNLKTHFGVHRAKPPLRVQHSCPICQKKFTNAVVLQQHIRMHMGGQIPNTPLPDGFPDAMDAELPYDDKAAEALSGYDDDADENSMEDDAEPREPAGDPPKPLLPCSGSCPPSPPSVISSIAALENQMKMMDPAASCPQLAALRSVENGSGDSDRLSNDSSSAAGDLESRSAGSPALSESSSSTRALSPMNSHSESLPSKSPGLGAQEEPRETPLKTERPDSPPAAPENGGALDLTAAQPGRPAVKEEAPFSLLFLSRDRGKCPGAVCAVCRKPFACRSALEIHHRSHTKERPFLCALCGRGCSTRGNLKQHLLTHALSAPRPQSFDPDFALGPGQTTASLVAGPAPAAIKMEVNGHSRAVALGEGPPLPAAVQVPPGPPAVMGPGLAPMLAPPPRRAPKQHNCQSCGKTFSSASALQIHERTHTGEKPFGCTICGRAFTTKGNLKVHMGTHMWNNAPARRGRRLSVENPMALLGGDALKFSEMFQKDLAARAMNVDPSFWNQYAAAITNGLAMKNNEISVIQNGGIPQLPVSLGGSAIPPLGSLTAGMDKARTGGSPPIVSLDKANSETGASRPFTRFIEDNKEIGIN